A genomic window from Bacillota bacterium includes:
- a CDS encoding arginase family protein: MIIRRAKAEDFPGISKDNPSNAVALFYPQWQGAGHSPELFDGTVALWNLFSPQITSIRVPVSKQMGLTKQNEIIGLEQIKEQILTANTLLQDLHPTRIVTIGGGCDVEVAIVSYLRAIHDPFGIIWFDAHGDLNTPESSPSQLFHGMALRCLLEGTGRFGFHLPIPSISTKDIALLGVRDLDPPEKEYVRKNSIPVVPAGDVSESLPEKLVSQFKQYKKMYIHIDLDVLDPGEYRGVKCPTANGIQIKRLCSVLQDIMERWDVIGLSLVENIEIDEEKLSALEPIIQLARKF, from the coding sequence GTGATAATTCGAAGAGCCAAAGCTGAAGACTTTCCGGGAATTTCGAAAGATAATCCATCGAACGCAGTTGCGCTTTTCTACCCACAATGGCAAGGGGCCGGCCATTCTCCAGAGCTTTTTGATGGCACGGTTGCCCTTTGGAATTTATTTTCTCCTCAAATAACCTCTATCAGGGTTCCGGTTAGTAAACAAATGGGACTCACTAAACAAAACGAAATTATCGGATTAGAGCAGATTAAGGAACAAATATTGACCGCTAACACATTATTGCAGGATTTGCATCCCACACGTATCGTGACTATAGGGGGTGGATGTGATGTGGAAGTGGCTATCGTTAGTTACCTGCGTGCAATACATGACCCGTTTGGAATAATATGGTTTGATGCTCATGGTGATTTGAATACACCGGAGAGTTCTCCAAGTCAACTATTCCATGGCATGGCTTTGCGTTGTCTACTTGAAGGCACCGGGCGGTTTGGCTTTCATTTGCCGATACCCTCCATATCTACAAAGGACATAGCACTCTTGGGAGTTCGGGATTTGGACCCTCCGGAAAAGGAGTACGTTAGAAAAAATAGTATTCCCGTCGTACCTGCTGGTGACGTGAGCGAAAGTTTGCCTGAAAAACTAGTTTCGCAGTTTAAGCAGTATAAAAAAATGTATATACATATTGATCTTGATGTACTTGATCCTGGTGAGTATAGAGGTGTAAAATGTCCTACTGCAAATGGGATACAAATCAAGCGGCTTTGTTCGGTTTTACAAGATATCATGGAACGCTGGGACGTAATCGGACTGAGCTTGGTTGAAAACATTGAAATTGATGAAGAGAAGTTAAGTGCGTTGGAGCCAATTATTCAGTTAGCACGTAAATTTTAA
- a CDS encoding FAD-binding protein, whose product MYDVAIVGAGPAGSTLARLIGSQLKVLLIDKRIPSKSNKVEYRTSKCCGGLLAPDAQKMMALLGLGLPKDLVVGPQLFAVRTIDMQNVIERYYQRFYINIDRRKFDSWLVSLIPGTVELRLGCTFKSFSKENGHFQIKFMQSNSEYIERTRFLVGADGAFSMVRRAAFPDYPLPAKYTAVQEWLHSEEKQPYFTTIFDSEISDFYAWTIPKEDMMLFGAAIPQRYNVNSKFNLLKNKLGSYGFKLGPAKKREGTFILRPVNINQICTGANGIALIGEAAGWISPTSAEGLSYAFRSALACAKSIGQDTRDFTDTYRKNTSGMFLNVRLKNLKSPFMYHPLLRKGIMSSGIMSMDVNSGIL is encoded by the coding sequence TAATAAAGTAGAATATAGAACGTCAAAATGCTGTGGTGGTTTACTGGCCCCCGATGCACAAAAAATGATGGCCTTACTAGGACTAGGGTTGCCCAAAGACTTGGTTGTAGGGCCTCAACTATTTGCCGTTAGAACGATTGACATGCAGAATGTAATAGAAAGATACTACCAGCGGTTTTACATAAACATAGACAGGCGGAAGTTCGATAGTTGGCTGGTATCGTTGATTCCAGGTACTGTCGAACTGCGTTTAGGTTGTACATTTAAATCATTTAGCAAAGAAAACGGGCATTTTCAAATAAAGTTTATGCAAAGTAATAGTGAATACATTGAGCGGACCCGGTTCTTGGTGGGGGCTGACGGTGCCTTTTCAATGGTTCGCAGGGCAGCGTTCCCTGACTATCCACTGCCTGCAAAGTATACTGCAGTACAGGAATGGCTTCATTCCGAAGAGAAGCAGCCTTATTTCACGACGATATTTGATTCTGAAATAAGCGACTTCTATGCTTGGACCATTCCCAAAGAGGACATGATGCTCTTTGGGGCCGCAATACCCCAGCGGTATAATGTAAATAGTAAGTTTAACCTGCTGAAAAACAAGCTTGGAAGTTATGGGTTTAAGTTAGGTCCAGCAAAAAAAAGAGAAGGAACATTTATACTCCGGCCTGTAAATATCAACCAGATATGTACGGGGGCAAATGGTATTGCACTAATTGGTGAGGCGGCCGGGTGGATTAGCCCCACTTCTGCCGAAGGTTTAAGCTATGCTTTTAGAAGTGCGCTGGCATGTGCAAAGAGCATCGGGCAGGATACTCGGGATTTTACAGATACCTACCGAAAAAACACTTCCGGAATGTTCTTGAATGTAAGGCTTAAGAACCTTAAATCACCCTTTATGTACCATCCGCTGCTTAGGAAAGGAATTATGAGTTCGGGCATTATGAGTATGGATGTAAATAGTGGCATACTTTAG
- a CDS encoding YbgC/FadM family acyl-CoA thioesterase yields MEIRVYYEDTDAGGVVYYSNYLKYFERGRTEYFRDRGFSVGEMARRGFVFPVVHLEIDYRAPAVHDDLIRVETVVLEIRKSSFTLVQKVLRALDGKLLADGKVKLACVGPEMKPKRLPEEIIQAIKE; encoded by the coding sequence ATGGAAATTAGGGTTTATTATGAAGATACTGACGCGGGCGGCGTGGTTTATTACTCAAATTATCTGAAGTACTTCGAAAGGGGAAGGACGGAATACTTTCGTGACCGGGGATTTTCGGTCGGGGAAATGGCCCGGCGAGGTTTCGTCTTTCCGGTTGTGCACCTGGAGATTGATTATCGTGCCCCGGCTGTGCATGACGATTTAATTAGAGTGGAAACAGTCGTGCTGGAAATTAGAAAATCCTCATTTACCCTTGTCCAGAAGGTGCTGCGGGCCCTTGATGGAAAACTACTTGCCGACGGTAAAGTGAAATTGGCATGTGTGGGACCGGAAATGAAACCCAAGCGGTTGCCTGAGGAGATTATACAGGCCATTAAAGAATAA
- a CDS encoding response regulator transcription factor — translation MKRKKILIVDDEPRLVRLVKVNLLASGYEVGTATDGNTAIEMLEASFYDLLILDIMLPGPFNGFEVCKRVREFSDIPIIMLTGRAREQDRIRGFDVGTDDYLTKPFSVEELLHRVKAILRRTSQTGDSPKCATYTRGDLMINFAQKRVFVRGEEVRLTATEYQVLYYLGSNAGKVIIHEDLLSWTWGIEYRNELHYLRNYISSLRKKIEDDPGNPKYIISKHGIGYQLEIE, via the coding sequence ATGAAGCGTAAAAAGATATTGATAGTGGATGATGAGCCTCGCCTGGTGCGATTAGTTAAAGTTAATTTATTGGCTAGTGGCTACGAGGTGGGAACGGCTACTGACGGCAATACTGCTATAGAAATGCTGGAAGCTTCTTTTTATGACTTGCTGATTTTGGATATTATGCTTCCAGGCCCTTTCAATGGATTTGAGGTTTGTAAAAGAGTCCGCGAATTTTCTGATATCCCGATTATTATGTTAACAGGGCGGGCCCGCGAACAGGATCGGATACGTGGTTTTGACGTAGGCACAGACGATTATTTAACCAAACCATTTAGCGTTGAGGAATTGTTGCATCGTGTTAAGGCAATTCTGAGGAGAACCAGCCAAACAGGGGACTCCCCAAAGTGTGCTACTTATACACGTGGTGACTTAATGATTAATTTTGCCCAAAAGCGAGTCTTTGTCAGGGGGGAGGAAGTAAGGCTTACCGCAACCGAATACCAGGTCTTGTACTACCTGGGTAGTAATGCGGGGAAGGTTATCATACACGAGGACTTGCTAAGCTGGACTTGGGGAATCGAATATCGTAACGAGCTGCACTACCTTAGGAATTATATCAGCAGCTTACGCAAAAAAATTGAAGATGACCCGGGCAATCCCAAATACATTATTAGCAAACATGGCATCGGCTATCAACTGGAAATTGAATAG
- a CDS encoding serpin family protein has translation MPKFYAIILSIILIFSFAGCNSENNSSAIYNIEKIDARVTHSNTEFALDIFKQLNEEDSEQSVFISPLSIATALTMTYQGAGSTTKEAMAQTLYYKDMKMEVLNESYTNLLNYLQQVDNKTELNINNSIWIREGEDIKKEFIDTNEEAYNAYVAELDFSRQDVAARINRWIDEATKGKIDQMLKPPISPEVIMYLINAIYFKGEWAEQFDKKNTFNTEFHAGNGKKINVMMMSKKGEVEYAQGNDYKAIKQDYGNGKISMYLVLPNEGMPVNDFIADMTPDTWQSIKDSLSPADNVLVRIPRFTLEYGIKNLNDSLSALGMTEAFSGEADFSGIREGIFISRVLHKAMIEVNEEGSEAAAATVVEMKESAVENPKTFVADKPFVFIIEDNELGTVLFMGKLWDVD, from the coding sequence ATGCCAAAATTTTATGCCATAATATTGTCGATAATTTTAATTTTTTCCTTTGCCGGCTGCAACAGTGAAAATAATTCCTCGGCTATATACAATATAGAAAAAATTGATGCACGGGTAACGCATAGCAATACAGAATTTGCCCTGGATATTTTTAAGCAGTTAAATGAAGAAGATAGTGAGCAGAGTGTTTTTATATCACCGCTGAGTATTGCCACCGCACTGACCATGACCTACCAAGGTGCGGGTAGTACAACAAAAGAGGCCATGGCCCAAACATTATATTATAAAGACATGAAAATGGAAGTGCTAAATGAGAGCTATACAAACTTGTTGAACTATTTGCAGCAAGTTGACAATAAAACAGAACTCAATATCAATAATTCCATCTGGATCAGGGAAGGCGAGGATATTAAGAAGGAATTCATTGACACTAATGAAGAAGCATATAATGCTTATGTTGCCGAGCTTGATTTTTCCCGGCAAGATGTCGCCGCTAGAATTAACCGGTGGATTGATGAGGCTACCAAGGGGAAAATTGATCAGATGCTAAAGCCGCCAATATCTCCCGAAGTTATCATGTATCTTATTAACGCTATTTATTTCAAAGGGGAGTGGGCGGAGCAATTTGATAAGAAAAACACTTTTAATACTGAGTTTCATGCCGGCAACGGTAAAAAGATAAATGTAATGATGATGAGCAAAAAAGGTGAAGTGGAATATGCTCAGGGGAATGACTATAAAGCCATCAAGCAAGATTACGGTAACGGTAAGATTTCCATGTATTTAGTGCTGCCCAACGAGGGGATGCCGGTGAACGACTTCATAGCCGATATGACACCGGACACATGGCAATCAATAAAAGACAGCCTGTCCCCGGCGGATAATGTGCTGGTCCGGATACCGCGGTTCACGCTGGAATACGGTATAAAAAATCTGAACGACAGCCTGTCTGCCCTGGGAATGACTGAGGCCTTTAGTGGGGAGGCTGACTTCTCGGGGATACGCGAAGGTATTTTTATCAGCAGGGTTCTTCACAAAGCAATGATTGAAGTAAACGAAGAAGGTAGTGAAGCAGCCGCGGCCACAGTGGTGGAGATGAAGGAGTCTGCCGTAGAAAATCCAAAAACCTTTGTTGCCGACAAGCCTTTTGTGTTTATAATTGAAGATAATGAACTTGGGACGGTCCTTTTCATGGGGAAATTGTGGGATGTTGACTGA
- a CDS encoding glutamine synthetase: MFTCEDIVEKARENQVKTLCLQFTDIFGVLKNVTLPLTDLDRALAGQIYFDSSVVDGVVRRREQDIIFLPDISTFAIFPWQPMGRGMAGFVCDVCNLEEMPYQGCSRSVLQQVLDEAAKMGFEILVGADVQFYLFKINNSGKPITETHDRAGFCDMKPVNLGENLRRDILLSLRDIGLDAGPSYHEVGPGQHKIAFKTDNALALADKLVTSKFILRAIARRHGLYASMMPKPLNGRAGSAMIFHVFPCHRGFLREARHFIGGVLDHTRANTAITNPLINSYKRLMTGELTPMQVTWSEDNRNAVLRVMMNQGEVTRVDVRNPDPACNPYLALAVIIKAGLDGIQKQLELPSPQRHDERGALLPRTLGEALSEFDSNQLAKDVLGKYIYHIFAEAKSEEWERFQTHVHPWELQEYLTIS; the protein is encoded by the coding sequence ATGTTCACCTGCGAAGACATTGTTGAAAAAGCTAGGGAAAATCAAGTTAAAACCCTGTGTCTACAATTTACCGACATATTCGGTGTCTTAAAAAATGTCACCCTCCCTTTAACGGACTTGGACAGGGCATTAGCAGGGCAAATTTACTTTGATAGCTCAGTGGTGGATGGTGTTGTCCGCCGCCGGGAACAGGATATTATTTTCCTTCCTGACATATCCACTTTTGCAATATTCCCCTGGCAACCCATGGGACGGGGGATGGCTGGCTTTGTTTGTGATGTTTGTAACTTGGAAGAAATGCCTTACCAGGGATGTTCACGCAGTGTCTTGCAACAAGTACTTGATGAGGCCGCGAAGATGGGATTTGAAATTTTGGTGGGCGCGGATGTGCAATTTTATCTTTTTAAAATTAACAATAGCGGTAAACCAATCACTGAAACACATGACCGTGCCGGGTTTTGTGATATGAAACCGGTTAATCTTGGGGAAAACCTCCGGAGAGATATACTTCTATCTTTACGGGATATTGGATTAGATGCCGGTCCCAGCTACCATGAGGTAGGGCCGGGACAACATAAAATTGCTTTCAAGACAGATAATGCTCTGGCTCTTGCAGACAAACTGGTAACCTCCAAGTTTATACTGCGTGCCATTGCCCGGCGGCATGGATTATACGCTTCGATGATGCCCAAACCGCTTAATGGTAGAGCGGGATCCGCAATGATCTTCCATGTTTTCCCTTGCCATAGAGGGTTCCTCCGGGAGGCCAGGCACTTTATAGGTGGCGTCCTGGATCATACACGGGCTAATACCGCTATCACTAATCCGTTAATCAACTCTTACAAACGATTGATGACCGGTGAGCTGACGCCAATGCAGGTGACCTGGTCAGAAGATAATCGAAATGCGGTGCTTCGGGTCATGATGAATCAGGGAGAGGTAACCCGGGTGGATGTAAGGAATCCTGATCCGGCTTGTAACCCTTACCTGGCTCTGGCTGTAATTATAAAAGCGGGTTTGGATGGAATTCAAAAACAACTTGAACTTCCGTCACCCCAGCGGCATGATGAGCGTGGTGCCCTTCTGCCACGTACGTTGGGGGAAGCGCTGAGTGAATTTGACTCTAACCAGTTAGCCAAGGATGTACTGGGTAAATATATTT